One window of Pectobacterium carotovorum genomic DNA carries:
- a CDS encoding carbon starvation protein A, with protein MSNVKSIVIWLLVGLAGAFSFATLALSRGEHVNAVWLVIAAVSCYSIAYRFYSLFIAKKVFELDDRRLTPAERHNDGLDYVPTNKWVLFGHHFAAIAGAGPLVGPILAAQMGFLPGTIWILVGVMLAGAVQDFLVLFISTRRDGRSLGEMAKQELGTFAGIITMLGALGVMIIILSALALVVVKALAESPWGLFTIAATIPIALFMGVYMRFLRPGKIAEVSIIGFVLMMLAIVYGGNIAVHPYWGPFFTLKGTSLTWVLVIYGFVASVLPVWLLLAPRDYLSTFLKIGVIVGLAFGIVFAMPEMKMPAVSRFIDGSGPVFSGTLFPFLFITIACGAISGFHALVSSGTTPKLIERESHIRFIGYGAMLMESFVAIMALICASVIEPGIYFAMNSPAALIGTTVESASLAINNWGFVITPQELSAIANDVGEASILSRAGGAPTFAVGMAYIITEIFNSRAMMAFWYHFAILFEALFILTAVDAGTRACRFMVQDLVGIAIPRLANSHSWLGNLAGTTVAVSGWGFFVYQGVIDPLGGINTLWPLFGIGNQMLASMALILGTVVLFKMKKQRYAWVTIVPTIWLFITSMTAGWQKIFHEKPSIGFLAQAKRFAAGIEQNTLIAPAKSIKDMETIVFSNQINAALCGFFMLVAVTMLISAFFVIRRAMNSDVPTAKESPIVLRDGAQP; from the coding sequence ATGAGTAACGTAAAGAGCATTGTGATCTGGCTGCTAGTCGGCCTGGCGGGCGCCTTTTCGTTCGCCACGCTGGCGCTAAGCCGCGGTGAACACGTCAATGCCGTGTGGTTGGTTATCGCTGCGGTATCGTGTTACAGCATCGCCTATCGGTTTTACAGCCTGTTTATCGCCAAAAAAGTGTTTGAGCTCGACGATCGCCGACTGACACCGGCGGAACGTCATAACGACGGTCTGGATTACGTTCCCACCAATAAATGGGTACTGTTCGGCCACCACTTTGCCGCCATCGCCGGGGCCGGGCCGCTGGTCGGGCCGATTCTCGCCGCACAGATGGGCTTCCTACCCGGTACGATCTGGATTCTGGTCGGCGTGATGCTGGCGGGTGCCGTGCAGGATTTTCTGGTGCTGTTTATCTCAACCCGCCGAGACGGTCGTTCTCTGGGTGAGATGGCAAAACAGGAGCTGGGCACGTTCGCGGGTATTATCACGATGCTCGGTGCGCTGGGCGTGATGATCATCATTCTCTCGGCGCTGGCGCTGGTCGTCGTTAAGGCGCTGGCAGAAAGTCCGTGGGGATTGTTCACGATTGCCGCCACCATCCCTATCGCGCTCTTCATGGGCGTTTACATGCGCTTTTTACGCCCGGGCAAAATCGCTGAAGTGTCCATCATCGGCTTTGTGCTGATGATGCTGGCGATTGTCTACGGCGGCAACATCGCTGTACACCCTTACTGGGGGCCGTTTTTCACGCTGAAAGGGACGTCACTCACCTGGGTATTGGTGATTTACGGCTTCGTGGCATCCGTCCTGCCCGTCTGGCTGCTGCTGGCACCGCGTGATTATCTCTCTACGTTCCTGAAAATCGGGGTTATTGTCGGGCTGGCCTTCGGTATTGTATTCGCGATGCCGGAAATGAAAATGCCTGCCGTTTCTCGTTTTATTGACGGCAGCGGCCCGGTCTTCTCGGGTACGCTGTTCCCCTTCCTGTTTATCACCATCGCCTGCGGCGCGATTTCCGGCTTCCACGCACTGGTTTCCAGCGGCACCACGCCGAAGTTGATTGAACGAGAAAGTCATATCCGCTTCATCGGCTATGGTGCCATGCTGATGGAATCCTTCGTGGCGATTATGGCGCTGATTTGTGCCTCGGTTATCGAACCGGGTATCTACTTCGCCATGAACTCACCCGCCGCCTTGATCGGCACCACGGTTGAGAGCGCCTCGTTAGCCATCAATAACTGGGGATTTGTGATTACCCCGCAGGAATTGAGTGCCATTGCCAATGACGTTGGCGAAGCCTCTATTCTTTCCCGCGCCGGTGGTGCACCGACCTTCGCGGTCGGTATGGCCTACATCATCACGGAAATCTTTAACAGCCGGGCGATGATGGCATTCTGGTATCACTTCGCGATTCTGTTTGAAGCGTTGTTCATTCTGACCGCCGTTGACGCCGGGACGCGCGCCTGTCGCTTCATGGTGCAGGATCTGGTCGGTATCGCGATTCCAAGACTGGCTAACAGCCACTCCTGGCTGGGGAATCTTGCCGGTACGACCGTTGCCGTCTCCGGCTGGGGATTCTTCGTCTATCAGGGTGTGATCGACCCGCTGGGCGGTATCAACACGCTCTGGCCGCTGTTCGGTATCGGTAACCAGATGCTGGCCTCGATGGCGTTGATTCTCGGCACCGTGGTGTTGTTTAAGATGAAGAAACAGCGCTATGCGTGGGTGACTATCGTGCCTACCATCTGGCTGTTTATTACATCGATGACGGCGGGTTGGCAGAAAATTTTCCATGAAAAACCGAGTATCGGCTTTCTGGCTCAGGCGAAACGCTTCGCGGCGGGTATTGAACAGAATACGCTGATCGCACCGGCCAAATCGATTAAAGACATGGAAACCATTGTCTTCAGTAACCAGATCAACGCCGCGCTGTGCGGGTTCTTCATGCTGGTGGCTGTGACAATGCTGATATCCGCCTTCTTCGTCATTCGTCGTGCGATGAATAGCGATGTCCCAACGGCAAAAGAGAGCCCAATTGTCTTACGAGACGGCGCTCAGCCTTAA